The stretch of DNA acttacccattaagactcacagctgtaatcgctgccaaaggtgattctaacatttattgggtgtgaatacttctgtaaattggggttttctgtatttcattttccatacatttgcaaacatttaaaaaaacatgttttcactttgtcattatggggtaatgtgtgtagatgggtgggtgattatttttttttttgatccattttcaatttaggctgtaacacaacaaaatgtggaataagtcaaggtgtatgaatactttctgaaggcactgcattatAGTTATACTCACATGCAGTGGCCGGCAGTCAGGGCCCAGCAGCTATCGATGAGCACCGCTCCACAGATGTGCCTGTATGCCTGGCTGGAGCCCTTGGGTCGGACCTGCAGGGACAGCTGCCAGGGCTGGGCTCCAGGGACGGCCTTCAAGCCTCCGTAGATCCTGGTGATGGCCTTCTTCGGCTGGGGCTTTCCACAGCTGGTGAACTGCTTATCAGAGGTGGGGCTAGCTGTGGTCTGTCGTGGGACTCCACTGGGCTTTGGCGCTGTAGGTTTCTCTGGACCTgctgagggtttggccggtgttggTTTAGGCTTGGGTGTtgtggtagtagttgtagtagtgggTTTGGGACGAGTAGTAGGcttggtagttgtagtagttgtagtagtgggTTTGGGACGAGTAGTAGGcttggtagttgtagtagttgtagtagtgggCTTCGGACCAGTCGTAGGCTTGGGACCAGCATCTGTTGTGACCATGGCTGAAAAATTCAGTACAACTTTactcgtgcttctacatctgcattgcttgctgtttggggttttaggttgggtttctgtatagcactttgtgacatcggctgatgtaatttgtgaatacatttgattgatttgattgacttatCCACGCGGGAGAAACTATTTGGCCTGATGTTCACTTCCTGTACATATAGGCAGCTGTCAGAGATATGATATTTAAGGCTGACCTGTGGGCTTAGCACACTCCCTGACGCCACAGTGATCCCACAGCAGCACCCGCCCTCTTCTTATGAAGCACCATGGCTGAGTGTCACCATCTGGGTTTCTGGACCAGTCAATACACAACAGTAAACAACAGAGTTAAGTATATAAAACTATATGTttgagtgtgagagagataagtatacactaccgttcaaaagtttggggtcacttagaaatgtccttttttttttaagaaaagcacattttttgtccattaaaataacatagaatgtatcagaaatacagtgtagacattgttaatgttgtaaatgactattgtagctggaaacggcagattttttaatggaatatctacatatgcatacagaggcccattatcagcaaccatcactcctgtattccaatggcacgtttaaaaatatatatatgtatatatttttttacctttatttaactaggcaagtcagttaagagcaaattcttattttcaatgacggcctaggaacagtgggttaactgcctgttcaggggcagaacgacagatttgtaccttgtcagctctgggatttgaacttgcaacctttcggttactaacatgttgtgttagctaatccaagtttataattttaaaaggctaattgatcattagaaaacccttttgcaattatgttagcacagctgaaaactgttgtgctgatttaaagaagcaataaaactgtccttctttagactagttgagtatctggagcatcagcatttgtgggttcgattacaggctcaaaatggccagaaacaaaggtgttcttctgaaacacgtcagtctatttcttgttctgagactgaagatcttgtacaatgctgtgcattactcccttcacagaacagtgcaaactggctctaaccagaatagaaagaggagtgtgaggccccggtgcacaactgaccaAGAGGACaagtagtttgagaaacagacgcctcacaagtccttcatgaaatagtacccgcaaaacaccagtctcaacatcaacagtgaagaggcgactctgggatgctggccttctaggcagagttcctttttccagtgtctgtgttattttgcccatcttaatcttatctttttattggccagtctgagatatggctttttctttgcaactctgcctagaaggccagcatcccggagtcacatTATATACCGATCTTATCTAAAAGGATAAACTGATCCTACATCATCACTCATACTCTGAGACTCAATGTGAATATGGGCCCACACCTGCAGAAGTTATGAGGGCCTAGTCCATCGTCATCCTCAAAGTCATTGAAGGGATCAGAGCCTTTCTCCAGGATGAAATGGGAGTTCCAGTAGAGACATTCCTCTCCATCATCTGTCTCACTCACGTTGCCGCGATATGACTCCCCGTCATCCTTGAGCTTGTAACAGTCATCTGGGCCTAGTCAAGATTATGACATTTACATCCAGTCAGTAAATCAGGAACGGTTTGACCATTCTATTTAAATTCTGTCAAttcagtaaactgaaattccaattccatttTTTTCAACAAATGTTGGTTTAGTTCCTGAAATAGATGTGAACCCAACTCTGTTGGCTGACTGAAGAGCTggaatgtactgtatttatttaccaACATTACAGAAACGTCCACTGAAGCCTTCTGGGCAGAGGCAGTCAAAGTCCATGCCATCCTTGACGCACAAGCCTCCATTCTTACAGGGGTTAGGCTGACACACCGCAACTGGAAGAGAAATGTGATTACAGAAACATCCTGCTTAGCTTAAAATGACCAAGATATTCCACAGTACACATTGCTATTTTCTCACATTACCCCAAAAAACGAAAGAGGATAATAATTTGATAAATGAGTGAGGCAAGAGGTCAGGAGGGCTCTCACGTGATTTGCAGTCTGGGGGCAGGAAGGGCTGCTTGCACTTGCACGCGTAGAAAGGTGGTTTAGAGGTCAACACGCACTCGCCACGGCCACACGTGCCCCTATTACACCTTTTGGGCCCTGTAAGAACCATTCAGATTCACATCAGTTTATTTCTCACTACATCTGACTGTATCCGCAAGGCAAATGTGGCATAATCTTTGTCATAAATCATTTTTGGTGTAAAAACTATTTAATATCTACTATACAAGCCAAGAACTAAAGTACAAAGCTTTTTCAATTCATGTAGCCTCTTTTCCCTTTCCTACCTTTCTGGCACTTCTTGCCCTTGAATGGCTTGGGGCAGTCACATTTGAaccttctctttcccttctcctcACACACACCGTTATTGAGGCAAGGGTTTGGGTTGCATTGGCCTGCAATATGAACAAGACAAGGGGAGGAGGACGACGTTTACATGAGCAGTTTCAAACAGTGATTGATTTTAGACTCAGCATCGACTTTAGACTCTTGTATCCTCACAATTGTATGTCGTAGGACATATCTACAGTGCAAacaactttgttgttgttttgacagtAATATACAATAAAACTAACAGTAAAGTAACATATTCATTATTTACAGTTAATTGCTGTAAATGGCAATGCACTCTGGGGGATTCTAGGTGTAAACAGTAAATTATACTGTAAATCCCAAAGAAATGTTGGTtcaacagtacattactgtaactgCATAGCATTATGGGATTGGCAACTTGCAACTTTTTCAAACAATTCTGAGTGATAGGATTGAGAGACATCAAGGTCTGAAGTGAACCAACCAAACAAGGTGTATACAACATTTATATGATTTACACATTTAATTACACCGAATATTACAGTGTAatgaaaacattacatttttacagtACGGTAAATTTGTAGatttatcaacagtaaaatactttGAAGCATTATACTGCACCATACTGTAAATGattgtgcattgtgggaaaatattGTGGGCCGGGAAATAATTGCTgtattttgaatggtactgtaattccaccccacatAATACAGTACCGTAACATATTTTTGGAGTACCAAAAATCCTTTGACCACTAGTGGTTGCGTGGTATAGTTTTTCTGGTTCATGAACATATTCTGTAGCGTCAATTGTAAGAGGCTACATTTGTGCCACCTTAACTGCTGTACCAATTTCACTGATGTGTGGTAGTAGTGCCCCAACAATTAAATGTGCATAGGGGAAAGATCGCAGTGGCAGCAAGTCTCAAACCTTTAATGGTTGAGTATTtgacatgtcctctggtctgttttGCCATGTATTCACTACTAGTTTGGAAGCCGTTGTTTAGTCCTCTAGAAGTGCAATTGATAGAAAAGACCAAACAAGACTTCCAAACTGGCATTCATTGATATGCTGTAATATGTAAACACATTGCCAATCGCATACAATTACGGTAATATACTGTAAAATGCAAACCCCATCTCCTctaaattattttaatttgttcATTTATTCATTTTAATTACTGTTAAAAGATTACAGTAATGCACTGTACAGCTGTTTTATGGTAACTTACATGCAGCCAGTTGCCTGCAAGTTAGCATTAAAACAACAATATAAAATATCCCAATATCAGTATTGGatactgtaaaatacagtacggtaacatactgtacctttttTTACAGTAACCTTCAGGCAACTGGCTGCCTTTAAGTTACGGTTAAAACAGCAGGAAAGGTTTTAGAATGTAGTGCATGTCATAAGACAATTTCTTCTTCATATCTCACCATCTGGTTCTTGGAGTTCATAAAGCCAGTCAGGTTCATCACTATCGTCCTCACCTGGTTCATCTACGATCTCA from Salvelinus sp. IW2-2015 linkage group LG25, ASM291031v2, whole genome shotgun sequence encodes:
- the habp2 gene encoding hyaluronan-binding protein 2 isoform X1, whose translation is MNSKPLFFCLFLVLLILPVQLHKQEKHGKHQKQEKHTKKTERKYRRHEDILKDPFFEIVDEPGEDDSDEPDWLYELQEPDGQCNPNPCLNNGVCEEKGKRRFKCDCPKPFKGKKCQKGPKRCNRGTCGRGECVLTSKPPFYACKCKQPFLPPDCKSLAVCQPNPCKNGGLCVKDGMDFDCLCPEGFSGRFCNVGPDDCYKLKDDGESYRGNVSETDDGEECLYWNSHFILEKGSDPFNDFEDDDGLGPHNFCRNPDGDTQPWCFIRRGRVLLWDHCGVRECAKPTAMVTTDAGPKPTTGPKPTTTTTTTTKPTTRPKPTTTTTTTTKPTTRPKPTTTTTTTTPKPKPTPAKPSAGPEKPTAPKPSGVPRQTTASPTSDKQFTSCGKPQPKKAITRIYGGLKAVPGAQPWQLSLQVRPKGSSQAYRHICGAVLIDSCWALTAGHCIDPKDQMQVVAGSLTLGKDVPIGQTITVEKATRHENYKETSRAVYNDIAVLKLKATDGRCARESQFVKAACLPNSPVTDGTECTISGWGTTEDSDNGSNHLLDAQVLLISQESCSSSKVYGSAIDNTMFCAGYQQGGVDSCQGDSGGPLTCNKEGSHFIYGIVSWGDQCGLKNKPGVYTRVSHYLDWIKSKTQAA
- the habp2 gene encoding hyaluronan-binding protein 2 isoform X2 — its product is MNSKPLFFCLFLVLLILPVQLHKQEKHGKHQKQEKHTKKTERKYRRHEDILKDPFFEIVDEPGEDDSDEPDWLYELQEPDGQCNPNPCLNNGVCEEKGKRRFKCDCPKPFKGKKCQKGPKRCNRGTCGRGECVLTSKPPFYACKCKQPFLPPDCKSLAVCQPNPCKNGGLCVKDGMDFDCLCPEGFSGRFCNVGPDDCYKLKDDGESYRGNVSETDDGEECLYWNSHFILEKGSDPFNDFEDDDGLGPHNFCRNPDGDTQPWCFIRRGRVLLWDHCGVRECAKPTDAGPKPTTGPKPTTTTTTTTKPTTRPKPTTTTTTTTKPTTRPKPTTTTTTTTPKPKPTPAKPSAGPEKPTAPKPSGVPRQTTASPTSDKQFTSCGKPQPKKAITRIYGGLKAVPGAQPWQLSLQVRPKGSSQAYRHICGAVLIDSCWALTAGHCIDPKDQMQVVAGSLTLGKDVPIGQTITVEKATRHENYKETSRAVYNDIAVLKLKATDGRCARESQFVKAACLPNSPVTDGTECTISGWGTTEDSDNGSNHLLDAQVLLISQESCSSSKVYGSAIDNTMFCAGYQQGGVDSCQGDSGGPLTCNKEGSHFIYGIVSWGDQCGLKNKPGVYTRVSHYLDWIKSKTQAA